In a genomic window of Myotis daubentonii chromosome 18, mMyoDau2.1, whole genome shotgun sequence:
- the LOC132220812 gene encoding E3 ubiquitin-protein ligase TRIM38-like isoform X1, which produces MELGSPPESTAQLHSLQRPHSRPFFPPDKTSRPVGPGSRAPTGSRGGCAATAVGASGSGIAASGRGMASASTSKKMREEATCSICLHLMAEPVSISCGHSYCQACLLGFMGLSSSSSRSQQSTFSFPGSQQSTFSSPRSQQSTFSFPGSQQSPFSFPGSQQSTFSFPGSQQSTFSSPRSQQSTFSFLGSQQSTFSFPGSQQSPFSFPGSQQSTFIPGSQQSTFIPGSQQSTFCFPQSQQDTQTFSCPQCRAPFQRGSLRPNKQLGSLIATLREQEQQQEREQELSCQEHGERLHLFCEDEGQLICWRCERDGRHKGHNTVLVEDVGPGYREKLQEAVRKLRKLEEECTNQKAFTVKQMAQWKEKVEAQRQKIQAEFQNLRSFLREEERSYLWRLESEEQRTLQRLRDSEADLGQQSRKLQSHIRELEERCQGSAQKLLQDVKGALSRSQAVRLETPEALVLEIETECEVPELYFDLRKHLRSHQVGVTLDPETAHPELILSQDQRQVTRGPQREAALSPQRFMASPCILGRQSFASGRRYFEVDVGEGTGWDVGVCLESVQRLGGTTQRPETGFWALRLCAQDGYVALTWPRTPLRLQERPLLVGVLLDCEVGLVSFYSGTSGSHMFTFPRASFPDVLRPYLQVYPYSPLFLPSLDE; this is translated from the exons ATGGAATTGGGGTCCCCACCCGAGTCCACAGCACAGCTGCACTCTCTGCAGCGTCCACATTCCAGACCTTTCTTCCCTCCAGATAAGACCTCCAGGCCCGTGGGGCCTGGCAGCCGGGCGCCCACAGGAAGCCGGGGTGGGTGTGCAGCCACCGCTGTGGGAGCCTCTGGGTCAGGCATTGCAGCTTCCGGCAGAGGCATGGCGTCGGCCTCCACCAGCAAGAAGATGCGGGAGGAGGCCACCTGCTCCATCTGCCTGCACCTGATGGCCGAGCCTGTGAGCATCAGCTGCGGCCACAGCTACTGCCAGGCCTGTCTCCTGGGCTTCATGGGCCTGAGCTCCTCCTCCTCTCGGAGCCAGCAGAGCACCTTCTCCTTCCCTGGGAGCCAGCAGAGCACCTTCTCCTCCCCTCGCAGCCAGCAGAGCACCTTCTCCTTCCCTGGGAGCCAGCAgagccccttctccttccctgggAGCCAGCAGAGCACCTTCTCCTTCCCTGGGAGCCAGCAGAGCACCTTCTCCTCCCCTCGCAGCCAGCAGAGCACCTTCTCCTTCCTTGGGAGCCAGCAGAGCACCTTCTCCTTCCCTGGGAGCCAGCAgagccccttctccttccctgggAGCCAGCAGAGCACCTTCATCCCTGGGAGCCAGCAGAGCACCTTCATCCCTGGGAGTCAGCAGAGCACCTTCTGCTTCCCTCAGAGCCAGCAGGACACGCAGAccttctcctgcccccagtgccgGGCTCCCTTCCAGAGAGGCAGCCTGCGGCCCAACAAGCAGCTGGGCAGCCTCATTGCCACCCTccgggagcaggagcagcagcaggagcgggAGCAGGAGCTGTCCTGCCAGGAGCATGGGGAGCGGCTGCACCTCTTCTGCGAAGATGAGGGCCAGCTCATCTGCTGGCGCTGCGAGCGCGATGGGCGGCACAAGGGCCACAACACGGTGCTCGTGGAGGATGTGGGCCCCGGCTACAGA GAAAAGCTCCAGGAAgcggtgaggaaactgaggaaacTGGAAGAGGAATGCACGAACCAGAAAGCATTCACGGTGAAGCAGATGGCCCAGTGGAAG GAGAAGGTAGAGGCTCAGAGACAGAAAATCCAGGCGGAATTCCAGAACCTGCGCAGCTtcctgagggaggaggagaggtcgTACCTGTGGAGACTGGAGAGTGAGGAACAGCGCACTCTGCAGAGACTGAGGGACAGTGAGGCCGACCTGGGCCAGCAGAGCCGCAAGCTCCAGAGCCACATCCGGGAGCTGGAGGAGCGATGCCAGGGCTCCGCCCAGAAGCTGCTGCAG GACGTGAAGGGCGCCCTGAGCAG gagccaggctgtgcGGCTGGAGACGCCGGAGGCCCTGGTCTTGGAGATTGAGACCGAGTGCGAGGTCCCCGAGCTCTACTTTGACCTGAGGAAACATTTGAGGAGCCATCAAG TCGGCGTGACTCTGGATCCAGAAACAGCGCATCCGGAACTAATTCTGTCCCAGGATCAGAGACAAGTGACGCGGGGCCCCCAGCGCGAGGCGGCCCTCTCTCCCCAGAGGTTCATGGCCTCGCCCTGCATCCTGGGCCGGCAGAGCTTCGCGTCCGGGCGGCGGTACTTCGAGGTGGACGTGGGCGAGGGCACGGGCTGGGACGTGGGCGTCTGCCTGGAGAGCGTGCAGCGGCTCGGGGGGACCACGCAGAGGCCCGAGACCGGCTTCTGGGCCCTGCGGCTGTGCGCCCAGGACGGCTATGTGGCGCTGACCTGGCCGCGCACGCCCCTGCGCCTGCAGGAGCGGCCCCTGCTCGTCGGGGTTCTCCTGGACTGCGAGGTCGGGCTTGTGTCCTTCTACAGCGGGACCTCGGGCTCCCACATGTTCACCTTCCCCAGGGCCTCCTTCCCGGACGTCCTGCGGCCCTATCTCCAGGTTTACCCGTATTCCCCCCTGTTCCTGCCCAGCCTGGACGAGTGA
- the LOC132220812 gene encoding E3 ubiquitin-protein ligase TRIM38-like isoform X3 yields the protein MELGSPPESTAQLHSLQRPHSRPFFPPDKTSRPVGPGSRAPTGSRGGCAATAVGASGSGIAASGRGMASASTSKKMREEATCSICLHLMAEPVSISCGHSYCQACLLGFMGLSSSSSRSQQSTQTFSCPQCRAPFQRGSLRPNKQLGSLIATLREQEQQQEREQELSCQEHGERLHLFCEDEGQLICWRCERDGRHKGHNTVLVEDVGPGYREKLQEAVRKLRKLEEECTNQKAFTVKQMAQWKEKVEAQRQKIQAEFQNLRSFLREEERSYLWRLESEEQRTLQRLRDSEADLGQQSRKLQSHIRELEERCQGSAQKLLQDVKGALSRSQAVRLETPEALVLEIETECEVPELYFDLRKHLRSHQVGVTLDPETAHPELILSQDQRQVTRGPQREAALSPQRFMASPCILGRQSFASGRRYFEVDVGEGTGWDVGVCLESVQRLGGTTQRPETGFWALRLCAQDGYVALTWPRTPLRLQERPLLVGVLLDCEVGLVSFYSGTSGSHMFTFPRASFPDVLRPYLQVYPYSPLFLPSLDE from the exons ATGGAATTGGGGTCCCCACCCGAGTCCACAGCACAGCTGCACTCTCTGCAGCGTCCACATTCCAGACCTTTCTTCCCTCCAGATAAGACCTCCAGGCCCGTGGGGCCTGGCAGCCGGGCGCCCACAGGAAGCCGGGGTGGGTGTGCAGCCACCGCTGTGGGAGCCTCTGGGTCAGGCATTGCAGCTTCCGGCAGAGGCATGGCGTCGGCCTCCACCAGCAAGAAGATGCGGGAGGAGGCCACCTGCTCCATCTGCCTGCACCTGATGGCCGAGCCTGTGAGCATCAGCTGCGGCCACAGCTACTGCCAGGCCTGTCTCCTGGGCTTCATGGGCCTGAGCTCCTCCTCCTCTCGGAGCCAGCAGAGCAC GCAGAccttctcctgcccccagtgccgGGCTCCCTTCCAGAGAGGCAGCCTGCGGCCCAACAAGCAGCTGGGCAGCCTCATTGCCACCCTccgggagcaggagcagcagcaggagcgggAGCAGGAGCTGTCCTGCCAGGAGCATGGGGAGCGGCTGCACCTCTTCTGCGAAGATGAGGGCCAGCTCATCTGCTGGCGCTGCGAGCGCGATGGGCGGCACAAGGGCCACAACACGGTGCTCGTGGAGGATGTGGGCCCCGGCTACAGA GAAAAGCTCCAGGAAgcggtgaggaaactgaggaaacTGGAAGAGGAATGCACGAACCAGAAAGCATTCACGGTGAAGCAGATGGCCCAGTGGAAG GAGAAGGTAGAGGCTCAGAGACAGAAAATCCAGGCGGAATTCCAGAACCTGCGCAGCTtcctgagggaggaggagaggtcgTACCTGTGGAGACTGGAGAGTGAGGAACAGCGCACTCTGCAGAGACTGAGGGACAGTGAGGCCGACCTGGGCCAGCAGAGCCGCAAGCTCCAGAGCCACATCCGGGAGCTGGAGGAGCGATGCCAGGGCTCCGCCCAGAAGCTGCTGCAG GACGTGAAGGGCGCCCTGAGCAG gagccaggctgtgcGGCTGGAGACGCCGGAGGCCCTGGTCTTGGAGATTGAGACCGAGTGCGAGGTCCCCGAGCTCTACTTTGACCTGAGGAAACATTTGAGGAGCCATCAAG TCGGCGTGACTCTGGATCCAGAAACAGCGCATCCGGAACTAATTCTGTCCCAGGATCAGAGACAAGTGACGCGGGGCCCCCAGCGCGAGGCGGCCCTCTCTCCCCAGAGGTTCATGGCCTCGCCCTGCATCCTGGGCCGGCAGAGCTTCGCGTCCGGGCGGCGGTACTTCGAGGTGGACGTGGGCGAGGGCACGGGCTGGGACGTGGGCGTCTGCCTGGAGAGCGTGCAGCGGCTCGGGGGGACCACGCAGAGGCCCGAGACCGGCTTCTGGGCCCTGCGGCTGTGCGCCCAGGACGGCTATGTGGCGCTGACCTGGCCGCGCACGCCCCTGCGCCTGCAGGAGCGGCCCCTGCTCGTCGGGGTTCTCCTGGACTGCGAGGTCGGGCTTGTGTCCTTCTACAGCGGGACCTCGGGCTCCCACATGTTCACCTTCCCCAGGGCCTCCTTCCCGGACGTCCTGCGGCCCTATCTCCAGGTTTACCCGTATTCCCCCCTGTTCCTGCCCAGCCTGGACGAGTGA
- the LOC132220812 gene encoding E3 ubiquitin-protein ligase TRIM38-like isoform X2 codes for MASASTSKKMREEATCSICLHLMAEPVSISCGHSYCQACLLGFMGLSSSSSRSQQSTFSFPGSQQSTFSSPRSQQSTFSFPGSQQSPFSFPGSQQSTFSFPGSQQSTFSSPRSQQSTFSFLGSQQSTFSFPGSQQSPFSFPGSQQSTFIPGSQQSTFIPGSQQSTFCFPQSQQDTQTFSCPQCRAPFQRGSLRPNKQLGSLIATLREQEQQQEREQELSCQEHGERLHLFCEDEGQLICWRCERDGRHKGHNTVLVEDVGPGYREKLQEAVRKLRKLEEECTNQKAFTVKQMAQWKEKVEAQRQKIQAEFQNLRSFLREEERSYLWRLESEEQRTLQRLRDSEADLGQQSRKLQSHIRELEERCQGSAQKLLQDVKGALSRSQAVRLETPEALVLEIETECEVPELYFDLRKHLRSHQVGVTLDPETAHPELILSQDQRQVTRGPQREAALSPQRFMASPCILGRQSFASGRRYFEVDVGEGTGWDVGVCLESVQRLGGTTQRPETGFWALRLCAQDGYVALTWPRTPLRLQERPLLVGVLLDCEVGLVSFYSGTSGSHMFTFPRASFPDVLRPYLQVYPYSPLFLPSLDE; via the exons ATGGCGTCGGCCTCCACCAGCAAGAAGATGCGGGAGGAGGCCACCTGCTCCATCTGCCTGCACCTGATGGCCGAGCCTGTGAGCATCAGCTGCGGCCACAGCTACTGCCAGGCCTGTCTCCTGGGCTTCATGGGCCTGAGCTCCTCCTCCTCTCGGAGCCAGCAGAGCACCTTCTCCTTCCCTGGGAGCCAGCAGAGCACCTTCTCCTCCCCTCGCAGCCAGCAGAGCACCTTCTCCTTCCCTGGGAGCCAGCAgagccccttctccttccctgggAGCCAGCAGAGCACCTTCTCCTTCCCTGGGAGCCAGCAGAGCACCTTCTCCTCCCCTCGCAGCCAGCAGAGCACCTTCTCCTTCCTTGGGAGCCAGCAGAGCACCTTCTCCTTCCCTGGGAGCCAGCAgagccccttctccttccctgggAGCCAGCAGAGCACCTTCATCCCTGGGAGCCAGCAGAGCACCTTCATCCCTGGGAGTCAGCAGAGCACCTTCTGCTTCCCTCAGAGCCAGCAGGACACGCAGAccttctcctgcccccagtgccgGGCTCCCTTCCAGAGAGGCAGCCTGCGGCCCAACAAGCAGCTGGGCAGCCTCATTGCCACCCTccgggagcaggagcagcagcaggagcgggAGCAGGAGCTGTCCTGCCAGGAGCATGGGGAGCGGCTGCACCTCTTCTGCGAAGATGAGGGCCAGCTCATCTGCTGGCGCTGCGAGCGCGATGGGCGGCACAAGGGCCACAACACGGTGCTCGTGGAGGATGTGGGCCCCGGCTACAGA GAAAAGCTCCAGGAAgcggtgaggaaactgaggaaacTGGAAGAGGAATGCACGAACCAGAAAGCATTCACGGTGAAGCAGATGGCCCAGTGGAAG GAGAAGGTAGAGGCTCAGAGACAGAAAATCCAGGCGGAATTCCAGAACCTGCGCAGCTtcctgagggaggaggagaggtcgTACCTGTGGAGACTGGAGAGTGAGGAACAGCGCACTCTGCAGAGACTGAGGGACAGTGAGGCCGACCTGGGCCAGCAGAGCCGCAAGCTCCAGAGCCACATCCGGGAGCTGGAGGAGCGATGCCAGGGCTCCGCCCAGAAGCTGCTGCAG GACGTGAAGGGCGCCCTGAGCAG gagccaggctgtgcGGCTGGAGACGCCGGAGGCCCTGGTCTTGGAGATTGAGACCGAGTGCGAGGTCCCCGAGCTCTACTTTGACCTGAGGAAACATTTGAGGAGCCATCAAG TCGGCGTGACTCTGGATCCAGAAACAGCGCATCCGGAACTAATTCTGTCCCAGGATCAGAGACAAGTGACGCGGGGCCCCCAGCGCGAGGCGGCCCTCTCTCCCCAGAGGTTCATGGCCTCGCCCTGCATCCTGGGCCGGCAGAGCTTCGCGTCCGGGCGGCGGTACTTCGAGGTGGACGTGGGCGAGGGCACGGGCTGGGACGTGGGCGTCTGCCTGGAGAGCGTGCAGCGGCTCGGGGGGACCACGCAGAGGCCCGAGACCGGCTTCTGGGCCCTGCGGCTGTGCGCCCAGGACGGCTATGTGGCGCTGACCTGGCCGCGCACGCCCCTGCGCCTGCAGGAGCGGCCCCTGCTCGTCGGGGTTCTCCTGGACTGCGAGGTCGGGCTTGTGTCCTTCTACAGCGGGACCTCGGGCTCCCACATGTTCACCTTCCCCAGGGCCTCCTTCCCGGACGTCCTGCGGCCCTATCTCCAGGTTTACCCGTATTCCCCCCTGTTCCTGCCCAGCCTGGACGAGTGA
- the H1-1 gene encoding histone H1.1 yields MSETAPPAPSASTAPEKPAAGKKAKKPAKAAAARKKPAGPSVSELLVQAVAASKERSGVSLAALKKALAAAGYDVDKNNSRIKLGLKSLVSKGTLLQTKGTGASGSFKLNKKAASGEAKPSAAKVAAKPKTTGASKKPKKPAGAAAKKAVKTPNPKKVKKPAAAKKAKSPKKVAKSPAKAKAVKPKAAKAKVTKPKAKKAAPKKK; encoded by the coding sequence ATGTCCGAGACGGCACCCCCGGCCCCTTCGGCCTCCACCGCCCCCGAGAAGCCCGCGGCCGGCAAGAAGGCGAAGAAGCCGGCGAAGGCGGCGGCCGCCAGGAAGAAGCCCGCGGGGCCCTCGGTCTCCGAGCTGCTGGTCCAGGCGGTCGCCGCCTCCAAGGAGCGCAGCGGCGTGTCGCTGGCCGCGCTCAAGAAGGCGCTGGCGGCCGCGGGCTACGACGTGGATAAGAACAACAGCCGCATCAAGCTGGGCCTCAAGAGCCTGGTGAGCAAGGGCACCCTGCTGCAGACCAAGGGCACCGGCGCCTCGGGCTCCTTCAAGCTCAACAAGAAGGCGGCCTCCGGGGAGGCCAAGCCCAGCGCCGCGAAGGTGGCGGCCAAGCCCAAGACGACGGGCGCTTCTAAGAAACCCAAGAAGCCCGCGGGCGCCGCGGCCAAGAAAGCGGTCAAGACTCCGAATCCGAAGAAGGTGAAGAAGCCGGCGGCGGCCAAAAAGGCCAAGAGCCCCAAGAAGGTGGCCAAGAGCCCGGCCAAGGCCAAGGCCGTGAAGCCCAAAGCGGCCAAGGCCAAGGTGACCAAGCCCAAGGCCAAGAAGGCGGCCCCCAAGAAGAAGTAG
- the LOC132220864 gene encoding histone H4, translating into MSGRGKGGKGLGKGGAKRHRKVLRDNIQGITKPAIRRLARRGGVKRISGLIYEETRGVLKVFLENVIRDAVTYTEHAKRKTVTAMDVVYALKRQGRTLYGFGG; encoded by the coding sequence ATGTCCGGTCGCGGCAAAGGCGGgaagggcctgggcaagggcggcgCCAAGCGCCACCGCAAGGTGCTGCGCGACAACATCCAGGGCATCACCAAGCCCGCCATCCGGCGCCTGGCGCGGCGCGGCGGCGTCAAGCGCATCTCCGGGCTCATCTACGAGGAGACGCGCGGGGTGCTCAAGGTCTTCCTGGAGAACGTGATCCGCGACGCCGTCACCTACACGGAGCACGCCAAGCGCAAGACGGTCACGGCCATGGACGTGGTCTACGCGCTCAAGCGCCAGGGCCGCACCCTCTACGGCTTCGGCGGCTGA
- the LOC132220865 gene encoding histone H4 gives MSGRGKGGKGLGKGGAKRHRKVLRDNIQGITKPAIRRLARRGGVKRISGLIYEETRGVLKVFLENVIRDAVTYTEHAKRKTVTAMDVVYALKRQGRTLYGFGG, from the coding sequence ATGTCCGGTCGCGGCAAAGGCGGgaagggcctgggcaagggcggcgCCAAGCGCCACCGCAAGGTGCTGCGCGACAACATCCAGGGCATCACCAAGCCCGCCATCCGGCGCCTGGCGCGGCGCGGCGGCGTCAAGCGCATCTCCGGGCTCATCTACGAGGAGACGCGCGGGGTGCTCAAGGTCTTCCTGGAGAACGTGATCCGCGACGCCGTCACCTACACGGAGCACGCCAAGCGCAAGACGGTCACGGCCATGGACGTGGTCTACGCGCTCAAGCGCCAGGGCCGCACCCTCTATGGCTTCGGCGGCTGA
- the LOC132220835 gene encoding histone H3.1 produces the protein MARTKQTARKSTGGKAPRKQLATKAARKSAPATGGVKKPHRYRPGTVALREIRRYQKSTELLIRKLPFQRLVREIAQDFKTDLRFQSSAVMALQEACEAYLVGLFEDTNLCAIHAKRVTIMPKDIQLARRIRGERA, from the coding sequence ATGGCTCGCACCAAGCAGACGGCGCGCAAGTCGACGGGCGGGAAGGCGCCCCGCAAGCAGCTGGCCACCAAGGCGGCCCGCAAGAGCGCGCCGGCCACGGGCGGCGTGAAGAAGCCGCACCGCTACCGGCCCGGCACCGTGGCCCTGCGTGAGATCCGCCGCTACCAGAAGTCCACGGAGCTGCTGATCCGCAAGCTGCCCTTCCAGCGCCTGGTGCGCGAGATCGCGCAGGACTTCAAGACCGACCTGCGCTTCCAGAGCTCGGCCGTCATGGCGCTGCAGGAGGCGTGCGAGGCCTACCTGGTGGGGCTGTTCGAGGACACCAACCTGTGCGCCATCCACGCCAAGCGCGTCACCATCATGCCCAAGGACATCCAGCTCGCGCGCCGCATCCGGGGCGAGAGGGCTTGA
- the LOC132220845 gene encoding histone H2A type 1 — protein sequence MSGRGKQGGKARAKAKTRSSRAGLQFPVGRVHRLLRKGNYAERVGAGAPVYLAAVLEYLTAEILELAGNAARDNKKTRIIPRHLQLAIRNDEELNKLLGKVTIAQGGVLPNIQAVLLPKKTESHHKAKGK from the coding sequence ATGTCCGGACGCGGTAAGCAGGGCGGCAAGGCGCGCGCCAAGGCCAAGACGCGCTCCTCGCGGGCCGGGCTGCAGTTCCCCGTGGGCCGCGTGCACCGGCTGCTCCGCAAGGGCAACTACGCCGAGCGCGTCGGCGCGGGCGCGCCCGTGTACCTGGCGGCGGTGCTGGAGTACCTGACGGCCGAGATCCTGGAGCTGGCGGGCAACGCGGCGCGCGACAACAAGAAGACGCGCATCATCCCGCGCCACCTGCAGCTGGCCATCCGCAACGACGAGGAGCTCAACAAGCTGCTGGGCAAGGTGACCATCGCGCAGGGCGGCGTGCTGCCCAACATCCAGGCCGTGCTGCTGCCCAAGAAGACCGAGAGCCACCACAAGGCCAAGGGCAAGTAA